In the Quercus lobata isolate SW786 chromosome 5, ValleyOak3.0 Primary Assembly, whole genome shotgun sequence genome, one interval contains:
- the LOC115991880 gene encoding putative disease resistance protein RGA3 codes for MTKEVCFTIKGNEEVKRNFKRARQLLLIVEETFLESIYEAKNLRTLFLLSHERDYEFNMHLSNSCHHFRCLRTLILDCPFTKLPDAVKNLIHLRCLHMCRNVKIEELPETLCNLCNLQTLNIDNGEYFKKLPQGIGKLINLRQLRFHTNHRWYKLKFPNGIGKLTCLRTLSVFNIGVKDDKEGCKLGELKNLNQLRGSFKMHGLGNVVDVGEAQNARLKKKIHLHDLELDFYVEDQFQEKGEESRRRIESDLAVLNALEPPSHLEKLSIKSFIGTTVYTNWMTSLTNLKSLHIDGCWQWQLECLPPLGKLQELNILGCSILEQRCEREIGDYWPIISHIPTINMS; via the coding sequence ATGACAAAAGAAGTATGCTTCACAATCAAAGGTAATGAAGAGGTTAAGAGAAACTTTAAAAGGGCTCGACAGTTGTTATTAATAGTTGAAGAAACATTTCTTGAGTCTATCTATGAAGCGAAAAATCTACgcactctctttcttctttctcatgAAAGGGACTATGAGTTTAACATGCACCTATCCAACTCATGCCATCATTTTAGATGTTTACGAACATTAATTTTGGATTGCCCATTTACGAAACTCCCGGATGCGGTGAAAAATTTGATACATTTAAGGTGTCTCCATATGTGTCGGAATGTTAAAATAGAAGAATTGCCTGAAACCTTATGTAATCTTTGTAATTTGCAAACTTTGAATATTGATAATGGTGAATATTTCAAGAAATTACCACAAGGGATTGgtaaactaattaatttaagaCAACTTAGATTTCATACAAATCATCGCTGGTACAAACTAAAATTTCCAAATGGGATTGGGAAATTGACTTGTCTTAGAACATTAAGTGTTTTCAACATAGGTGTTAAGGATGATAAAGAAGGATGTAAACTTggagaattaaaaaatttgaaccaaCTTCGAGGGAGCTTTAAAATGCATGGGTTGGGAAATGTGGTAGATGTAGGGGAGGCCCAGAATGCAcggttgaagaagaagatacATCTCCACGATTTGGAACTAGATTTTTACGTTGAAGATCAATTCCAAGAGAAAGGGGAAGAGAGTAGAAGAAGAATAGAGAGTGATTTAGCAGTTTTGAATGCCTTAGAACCACCTTCACACTtggaaaaattatcaattaagAGCTTCATTGGCACCACAGTGTATACTAATTGGATGACGTCCTTGACCAATTTGAAAAGTCTTCATATCGATGGGTGCTGGCAGTGGCAGCTAGAGTGTTTGCCACCTTTGGGGAAGTTGCAGGAATTAAACATTCTTGGCTGTTCAATTCTCGAGCAACGTTGTGAAAGAGAGATAGGAGATTACTGGCCCATTATTTCTCACATCCCAACAATCAACATGTCGTAA